Proteins co-encoded in one Flavobacteriaceae bacterium MAR_2009_75 genomic window:
- a CDS encoding amidohydrolase, translated as MTKYFPTRLLVLASIIILLANCQDKEQIHQLVQNRTDEIFDSLVAVRRDIHQHPEMFFKEFRTSNLVAKYLESLGLEVHRNIGGTGVVAILHGTEERKTIAWRADMDAISSEFPDVVEFASKVEGVRHGCGHDVHTTIGLGMANVLSSIRHRLKGNVVFIFQPAEETPVVRVFSGAQAMIDDGLFNIVKPDELYATHISDFPVGKVSMYPGRFFAYLKPIIIRFNLDSDPEAIKKRIEDQLIKFNSPSIDLWEAMGDPKIGIFGDSTLFDDFVCSRVFEAEKDEQEYIIYGQLASSDPEQLIATSKQIKQVISNISDASNALEIEFGEDYYNHYNDPKLSNLSREFIRNLYGATAIMRPHGLVPGSGDDFSLLQENIPGGYYSIGGSNAKKGIISAPHSPNFAVDESAISYGVSYFSSLIIERLNSE; from the coding sequence ATGACAAAATATTTCCCAACTCGACTATTAGTCTTGGCCAGTATTATTATCCTCTTGGCCAATTGTCAAGATAAGGAACAAATTCATCAATTAGTTCAGAATAGAACAGATGAAATTTTTGATAGTTTGGTGGCAGTAAGAAGAGATATTCACCAGCATCCCGAAATGTTCTTTAAGGAGTTTAGAACCTCCAATCTGGTAGCTAAATATTTAGAATCTCTCGGTTTGGAAGTACACAGAAATATTGGAGGAACTGGAGTTGTGGCTATATTACACGGCACTGAAGAAAGGAAAACCATCGCATGGAGAGCGGACATGGATGCAATCTCTTCCGAATTTCCAGACGTAGTGGAATTTGCCTCCAAAGTGGAAGGTGTTAGACACGGTTGCGGACATGATGTTCACACAACGATTGGATTGGGAATGGCAAATGTTCTAAGCAGTATTCGTCATCGGCTGAAAGGGAACGTTGTTTTTATATTTCAACCCGCGGAAGAAACACCAGTTGTACGGGTCTTCAGTGGAGCACAAGCCATGATAGATGACGGGCTATTCAATATTGTAAAACCTGATGAACTCTATGCTACACATATTTCAGATTTTCCCGTAGGTAAGGTATCCATGTATCCGGGAAGATTTTTTGCGTATCTCAAACCAATAATCATCAGGTTCAACTTGGATTCGGATCCTGAAGCCATCAAGAAGCGGATTGAAGATCAATTGATTAAGTTCAACTCCCCCTCCATTGATTTATGGGAAGCTATGGGTGATCCAAAAATCGGGATTTTTGGAGATAGCACACTGTTTGATGACTTTGTCTGTTCAAGGGTTTTCGAAGCGGAGAAAGATGAACAAGAATATATCATATACGGTCAATTGGCCAGTTCGGACCCAGAGCAATTAATCGCAACATCAAAGCAAATAAAACAAGTCATCTCGAACATTTCTGACGCTTCAAATGCTTTGGAAATTGAATTCGGTGAAGATTATTATAACCACTATAATGACCCCAAATTATCAAATCTATCACGAGAATTTATAAGAAATCTTTATGGCGCAACTGCGATTATGCGACCTCATGGACTAGTTCCTGGTTCAGGAGACGACTTCTCTCTACTACAGGAAAACATACCTGGAGGTTACTATTCCATAGGTGGTTCAAATGCTAAAAAAGGAATAATCAGTGCACCACATTCACCCAATTTTGCAGTTGATGAGTCCGCTATATCCTACGGGGTTTCCTATTTCTCTTCCTTAATCATCGAAAGACTTAATAGTGAATAA